In one window of Chanodichthys erythropterus isolate Z2021 chromosome 23, ASM2448905v1, whole genome shotgun sequence DNA:
- the cremb gene encoding cAMP responsive element modulator b isoform X1: MLTAERDTLAFSSLYMAVTGDETESATPGGMSAYQISSPASGLSQVMDSSPSSLPSPQKLAEEASRKRELRLMKNRTAAKEYRRRQKDYVRSLETRIAMMENQKRKMTEELDSLKELCTGKSHSF, translated from the exons ATGCTGACAGCAGAGAGAGACACACTAGCTTTCAGCTCACTATATATGGCTGTGACCGGAGATGAGACAGAATCAG cCACCCCTGGAGGTATGTCTGCATATCAGATTTCCTCTCCTGCATCTGGCCTTTCCCAGGTGATGGATAGCTCACCCAGCTCTCTGCCCAGCCCTCAGAAGCTGGCTGAGGAGGCGTCACGGAAGAGGGAACTCCGACTCATGAAAAACAG GACGGCGGCTAAAGAGTACAGACGCAGACAGAAGGACTACGTGCGGAGCTTAGAGACTCGCATCGCCATGATGGAGAACCAGAAGCGGAAGATGACAGAAGAGCTGGACAGTCTAAAGGAATTGTGCACTGGAAAATCCCATTCATTTTAG
- the cremb gene encoding cAMP responsive element modulator b isoform X2: MLTAERDTLAFSSLYMAVTGDETESATPGGMSAYQISSPASGLSQVMDSSPSSLPSPQKLAEEASRKRELRLMKNREAARECRRKKKEYVKCLENRVAVLEKQNKMLIEELKALKDLYCHKTE, from the exons ATGCTGACAGCAGAGAGAGACACACTAGCTTTCAGCTCACTATATATGGCTGTGACCGGAGATGAGACAGAATCAG cCACCCCTGGAGGTATGTCTGCATATCAGATTTCCTCTCCTGCATCTGGCCTTTCCCAGGTGATGGATAGCTCACCCAGCTCTCTGCCCAGCCCTCAGAAGCTGGCTGAGGAGGCGTCACGGAAGAGGGAACTCCGACTCATGAAAAACAG GGAAGCTGCCCGGGAATGCCGCCGGAAGAAGAAAGAATATGTCAAATGTCTCGAGAACCGAGTTGCCGTgcttgaaaaacaaaacaagatgcTCATTGAAGAACTCAAGGCTCTTAAAGACCTATACTGTCACAAAACCGAATAG
- the cpne3 gene encoding copine-3 isoform X2, producing the protein MANSASPVATPCVSKVELTVSCENLLDMDVGSKSDPLCVLLMNTSGNQWFEVDRTERIKNCLNPKFAKKFVVDYYFELVQKLRFGVYDIDNKTVDLSDDDFLGELECSLGQIVSSCKLTRPLVLKNKRPAGKGTITISAEEIKDNRVVNFEVEARKLDKKDFFGKSDPYLEFYRQTETGWQLAHRTEVVKNNLNPCWRPFKIPLRSLCAGDMDKPIKVDCYDYDNDGSHDLIGIFETTMKRLQEASRSAPAEFDCVNSKKKQKKKNYKNSGVVSVKVCQITREYTFLDYIMGGCQINFTVGVDFTGSNGDPRLPESLHYISPQGVNEYLSAIWSVGLVVQDYDSDKMFPAFGFGAQIPPTWQVSHEFPLNFNPANPFCAGVEGVVEAYRMCLPQVKLYGPTNFAPIINHVAQFAQQALQQKTASQYYVLLIITDGVITDMDQTRGAIVAASRLPMSIIIVGVGRADFTDMEILDGDDGRLTTITGEPAVRDIVQFVPYRKFHNAPREMLAQCVLAELPQQVTSYFSYINLPPPHEPKNP; encoded by the exons ATGGCAAATTCAGCCAGTCCAGTGGCCACTCCGTGTGTGTCCAAAGTGGAGCTGACGGTCTCCTGTGAAAACCTGCTGGACATGGATGTGGGGTCCAAATCCGACCCGCTGTGTGTTCTGCTTATGAATACATCTGGAAACCAGTGGTTTGAA gTCGATCGAACTGAGAGGATTAAGAACTGCCTTAACCCAAAATTTGCCAAGAAATTTGTTGTTGATTACTACTTTGAGCTCGTTCAGAAGCTCAGATTTGGCGTTTATGATATTGACAATAAAACCGTCGATTTAAGCGATGACGACTTCCTGGGCGAGTTGGAGTGCTCGCTGGGACAG ATTGTTTCCAGTTGCAAGCTGACAAGACCTTTGGTACTGAAGAACAAAAGACCTGCTGGAAAGGGAACAATTACG ATCAGTGCAGAGGAAATCAAGGACAACAGAGTTGTGAATTTTGAGGTGGAGGCCagaaaattggacaaaaag GATTTCTTTGGAAAATCAGACCCCTACCTGGAATTTTACAGGCAGACGGAAACAGGCTGGCAGCTTGCTCACAGAACTGAG GTGGTGAAGAATAACTTGAATCCTTGCTGGAGGCCTTTTAAAATCCCTCTACGGTCTCTCTGTGCAGGGGACATGGACAAACCAATCAAG GTTGATTGTTACGATTATGACAACGATGGATCTCATGATTTGATTGGGATCTTTGAGACCACTATGAAGCGTCTTCAAGAGGCCTCCCGCAGCGCTCCA GCCGAGTTTGACTGTGTAAACAGTAAGAagaaacagaagaaaaaaaattataagaaCTCTGGAGTAGTGAGTGTGAAAGTTTGTCAG ATTACCAGGGAATACACCTTTCTAGACTATATAATGGGAGGCTGCCAGATAAATTTCACT GTGGGCGTGGACTTCACAGGGTCAAATGGTGACCCCAGGTTACCTGAATCTTTACATTACATCAGTCCTCAAGGTGTGAATGAATATCTCTCAGCCATCTGGTCAGTTGGTCTTGTGGTCCAGGACTATGACAG TGACAAAATGTTTCCTGCTTTTGGATTTGGTGCCCAGATTCCTCCTACATGGCAG gTGTCCCACGAGTTTCCTCTCAACTTCAATCCTGCAAATCCATTCTGTGCAG GCGTGGAGGGAGTGGTGGAGGCCTACCGGATGTGCCTACCTCAGGTCAAACTTTACGGCCCTACGAATTTCGCTCCTATTATTAACCACGTGGCTCAATTCGCACAGCAGGCTTTACAGCAGAAGACAGCGTCG CAATACTACGTCCTGCTAATCATCACAGATGGAGTGATCACGGACATGGATCAGACACGTGGGGCCATAGTCGCCGCCTCACGCTTGCCCATGTCGATCATCATCGTGGGCGTAGGCAGAGCCGACTTCACTGACATGGAGATTCTGGACGGAGATGATGGACGTCTGACGACTATCACGGGAGAACCGGCTGTACGTGACATCGTGCAGTTTGTGCCTTACAGGAAGTTCCACAAT GCCCCAAGGGAAATGCTTGCCCAATGTGTACTGgcagaattaccacaacaagTCACATCCTACTTCAGCTATATTAACCTGCCGCCACCACACGAgccaaaaaacccatag
- the cpne3 gene encoding copine-3 isoform X1, with the protein MANSASPVATPCVSKVELTVSCENLLDMDVGSKSDPLCVLLMNTSGNQWFEVDRTERIKNCLNPKFAKKFVVDYYFELVQKLRFGVYDIDNKTVDLSDDDFLGELECSLGQIVSSCKLTRPLVLKNKRPAGKGTITISAEEIKDNRVVNFEVEARKLDKKDFFGKSDPYLEFYRQTETGWQLAHRTEVVKNNLNPCWRPFKIPLRSLCAGDMDKPIKVDCYDYDNDGSHDLIGIFETTMKRLQEASRSAPAEFDCVNSKKKQKKKNYKNSGVVSVKVCQITREYTFLDYIMGGCQINFTVGVDFTGSNGDPRLPESLHYISPQGVNEYLSAIWSVGLVVQDYDSDKMFPAFGFGAQIPPTWQVSHEFPLNFNPANPFCAGVEGVVEAYRMCLPQVKLYGPTNFAPIINHVAQFAQQALQQKTASQYYVLLIITDGVITDMDQTRGAIVAASRLPMSIIIVGVGRADFTDMEILDGDDGRLTTITGEPAVRDIVQFVPYRKFHNSPKEELAKCVLAEVPGQVVTFFNMMKLTPPKSNTPVDASNGPTQN; encoded by the exons ATGGCAAATTCAGCCAGTCCAGTGGCCACTCCGTGTGTGTCCAAAGTGGAGCTGACGGTCTCCTGTGAAAACCTGCTGGACATGGATGTGGGGTCCAAATCCGACCCGCTGTGTGTTCTGCTTATGAATACATCTGGAAACCAGTGGTTTGAA gTCGATCGAACTGAGAGGATTAAGAACTGCCTTAACCCAAAATTTGCCAAGAAATTTGTTGTTGATTACTACTTTGAGCTCGTTCAGAAGCTCAGATTTGGCGTTTATGATATTGACAATAAAACCGTCGATTTAAGCGATGACGACTTCCTGGGCGAGTTGGAGTGCTCGCTGGGACAG ATTGTTTCCAGTTGCAAGCTGACAAGACCTTTGGTACTGAAGAACAAAAGACCTGCTGGAAAGGGAACAATTACG ATCAGTGCAGAGGAAATCAAGGACAACAGAGTTGTGAATTTTGAGGTGGAGGCCagaaaattggacaaaaag GATTTCTTTGGAAAATCAGACCCCTACCTGGAATTTTACAGGCAGACGGAAACAGGCTGGCAGCTTGCTCACAGAACTGAG GTGGTGAAGAATAACTTGAATCCTTGCTGGAGGCCTTTTAAAATCCCTCTACGGTCTCTCTGTGCAGGGGACATGGACAAACCAATCAAG GTTGATTGTTACGATTATGACAACGATGGATCTCATGATTTGATTGGGATCTTTGAGACCACTATGAAGCGTCTTCAAGAGGCCTCCCGCAGCGCTCCA GCCGAGTTTGACTGTGTAAACAGTAAGAagaaacagaagaaaaaaaattataagaaCTCTGGAGTAGTGAGTGTGAAAGTTTGTCAG ATTACCAGGGAATACACCTTTCTAGACTATATAATGGGAGGCTGCCAGATAAATTTCACT GTGGGCGTGGACTTCACAGGGTCAAATGGTGACCCCAGGTTACCTGAATCTTTACATTACATCAGTCCTCAAGGTGTGAATGAATATCTCTCAGCCATCTGGTCAGTTGGTCTTGTGGTCCAGGACTATGACAG TGACAAAATGTTTCCTGCTTTTGGATTTGGTGCCCAGATTCCTCCTACATGGCAG gTGTCCCACGAGTTTCCTCTCAACTTCAATCCTGCAAATCCATTCTGTGCAG GCGTGGAGGGAGTGGTGGAGGCCTACCGGATGTGCCTACCTCAGGTCAAACTTTACGGCCCTACGAATTTCGCTCCTATTATTAACCACGTGGCTCAATTCGCACAGCAGGCTTTACAGCAGAAGACAGCGTCG CAATACTACGTCCTGCTAATCATCACAGATGGAGTGATCACGGACATGGATCAGACACGTGGGGCCATAGTCGCCGCCTCACGCTTGCCCATGTCGATCATCATCGTGGGCGTAGGCAGAGCCGACTTCACTGACATGGAGATTCTGGACGGAGATGATGGACGTCTGACGACTATCACGGGAGAACCGGCTGTACGTGACATCGTGCAGTTTGTGCCTTACAGGAAGTTCCACAAT TCTCCCAAAGAAGAGCTCGCTAAGTGTGTTCTGGCGGAGGTTCCTGGTCAGGTCGTCACCTTCTTTAACATGATGAAGCTTACACCTCCGAAGTCAAACACTCCAGTGGACGCTTCAAATGGGCCGACACAGAACTGA